The nucleotide sequence GTTTATAAAAGAAATTCTAAAATTAAAGAATTAAAAATTGATACTCTTAACAATAAATATAAGTTTCTAGAAACAATTTATAATGAAACAAGAAATGCAAAGGAAGAATTAGAAGAACAAATTATTGGTTCGGAGAACAGCTTTGTAAATATTTATAATACAACAAAAGCTTTAGATAGTTTGGAAGTCAATGATATATACTTTGGTTCTATTAGGATAATAGATAAGCTTTTAAATACATTGAAATCATCAATATATATATTGGATAGAGATGGGAAATATCTTAGACTTAAAGCCAAATCCAGCAGTGAAAACTTTAGTTTGCCTTATTCAGTTAATCTAGATCAATTTAGAGAGATAAATCAGGCTATAAAAAGTAAAACAGTATTTATTAATAGAACTCTAAATCCTAAACTGCCTACAATGGTTGCTCCAGTAATAATTAATGATAATGTAAAGGCTATTATATCTGTGTATGATGTTAAATTTGAAAAGCTAACTCTCCATTATGAGAATTTGTTTAAGGCCCTAGTTGATTTGATTTCAAATGCTATAGGTAAGGCATTAAAATATGATGAAATAGCAGCTAGAAATAAATATATACCTAATACGGAAATACTAACTACTAAAGAGTTTAAAAAAGTTTTAACCGATAAAATTAGAAACAAGGAAATCTCTGGAATAAATTTTACTCTTTTGAGAATTAAAGATAATAATCTTTCTTATGAAGAAAACTTTAATAAACTTTCTTTAAGCATAAGAGACGATGATTTAATAGGACTTGGTGAGGGGAATTATATTTATGTTATTTTATCAAATACAGACAAGATTAAATCTGAGAAAGTGTTAATGAGGATTTCCAAAAGTGGATTAAATGCTGAAGTAATGGAGGATCTATATTGATATGTATAAGTTTTTAATAATTCATCTTTTAATTTGCCTAATATTTTATGTATATATGCATATTAAGAATACTTCAAAAGAAGAGTTACTTTATAGATTATTGGTAGTTTTATTTATTCCTTGTTTTGGTATAGTATATTTTCTTATTATTTATATTTTGGATAAGAAAAATTATAAATCGGATAAAGCATTATCAGATTATGAGGATTATATAAAAAGTACTTTAGAAAATACACATTTTAAAATGTCAAACTTTAATAAGCAAAAGGATCTAGTACCTATTAGTGAAGCTTTTATTTTAAATAGCAATAAAGTTAAAAGAGAACTATTAATTAATTTGGTTAAAGATAATCCAATGAAGCATATTTCAATTTTAGAAAAGGCCTTGGAGAATGATGATACAGAGGTGTCTCATTATGCAGCAAGCGCAATTACAGAAATAAAGAATTATTTTATAGAAAATATCCAAAAGGAAGCTGTAAGGTATGAAAAGGATAAAAATAATATAGAGATACTTATATCGTATTTAAATATACTTAAACAATACATAGACAGTGGATTTCTAGAGGGACATAATTTAAATAAATATAAGCAGCTGTATTCAGAAAAATTAGGAGAATTACTTTTAATTAATAAATCAGATGCTGAGTATTTTGTAAAAAAGATAGACTGCGATATTGAACTTGAGAATTTTAATTCTGCTAAAAAATATTGCACGGTTTTTTACGATAACCATAAAAATAATGAAAAACCTTATATTATGTTTATGAAAATTTATTATTTACTTAATGATCACATTAACTTCAAAAAAACTTTAAAAAAATTGATGGAATCAAATATAAAGTTTAGCAGCGATACTTTAAATACAGTAAGATTTTGGATAGCAGGTGAAGGAAATGAATATTAAAAGAAATATTAGGATAATGCTTACTATAGTGTTATGTATAGCTGTATTCTTTCAAATATTACGTCTTAATTTTGTAATGAATTTCTTTAAGAATGACAAAGGAATAACGAATAAAATTTCTTATACATCAGCGAAAATTCCTTCAAATACTGAAAAAGAAAAGTTTTTGATTTTGTTTGATAAGAATGAGCAAAATAGCAGTGAAATTAAAAATAATATTGAACAGATGTTAAAATACATGAAAAAAACTGCAGTAGTAGAAGAAAAAAATAATGTCCAAACGGTTGATCCTTCATATAGAGCAGTAATATTGACATTTGAGGACATTGATGATTTTAAAAGTTTATCATCAGTGATGAATTATGCTCAAAATGGAGGAAATGTGTTATTTGCTGAAAGACCTGTAATGGGGGATGCACTATCAAGTATATCAAATGAAATAGGTATAAAAACCGTAAGTGATATGGGTGAATCTGATGGAATGACGCTTCTTTCTAATGTTCTTATAAAGGGTAATGGTGTTAATGTTAGTAAAGATATAGTATCTGACTACTCTTTAAAAGTAACTTTAAATAATAACTCCAAACTACTCGGAATTTCAGATAATAAAATTCCAATGATGTGGCAAACAAAGTTTGGTAGTGGAAATATTATGGTGTTTAATGGAACAATTTTAGCTAAGAAAGACCAGAGAGGAATTATTACTGGTGCTATTAGTTTACTAGTTCCAAATTATATTTATCCTATTATAGATGCAAAATTAACCTATATAGATGATTTTCCTGCACCAATTCCTTCAGGGTATAATAGTTCCATATATAAGGAATATGGAATCACTACAGCTGATTTTTACCGTAAGGTTTGGTGGCCAGATGTACTAAAAGGTTCAAGGCTTTATAACTTGAAATATACAGGCTCAATAATAGAGGACTATAACAATAATACAACTCCACCTTTTTCAACCAAGACAAGCAATGCTAATGATTTTATATTATATGGAAGTGAACTTGTGAAAAGTGGAGGAGAATTGGGCATACATGGATACAACCATCAATCTCTTGCTCCTAAAGATTATATTAAGGAACCTCTAGGTTATAAGCCTTGGGCAAGTGAAGAAAATATGGTAAAAGCGGTTGAAGAGGTTAGTAGGTATTCAGCTTCATTATTTAAAAATTATGCTTTTAAGGTTTATGTTCCACCTTCGAATGTGCTAAGTCCTGATGGTAAAAAGGCTATTTTAAAAGCAATGCCTAATTTGAAAACTATATCATCTATTTATACTGATGATTATTATAAAGACACCTACGTTCAGGAATTCGAAATTAAAAATGGAATTTGTGAGCTCCCAAGAATAACCTCTGGATACTATGATGATGAAGAAACCATATGGAAGGCTTATAATGGCTTAACTTCAGTTGGGGTATTTTCTCACTTTATTCATCCAGACGATATACTAGATGCAAAAAGAAGCCAAGGTAAGAACTGGGAACAGCTTTTAAAAAATTATAATAGTCTTATGTATAATATATACAAAAAATTTCCATGGTTAACTGCATCTACAGCTTCAGAAGCGTCTAATTCAGAAAAAAGCTATAGTGATCTAGAGCCGTTTATAAAATATAATAAGGATTCTATAGATATTTACTGTAAAAACTTTGAAAAAGGCGATAAATTTATTTTCAGAAGCAATAAAGATATTTATTCAGATGGCAGTTGTGAAATTGAAAAAATTGATACAGGAGTATATCTTATAACGGCTAATAAAGAGAAGTTCTCCATTAATATTAAGTAGGTGAGTATTTATGAAAATTTGTTTAATTTGTGAGGGAAGTTATCCGCATGTTACAGGTGGAGTATCCAGTTGGGTTCATATGCTTATAAAACAAATGCCAGAGCATGAATTCGTACTTTATTGTATTGTTGCAGAGGAAAAATCTAAAGGGAATTTTAAGTATGAAATTCCAAGTAATGTTGTAGAAGTAAAAGAAATTTTTTTGGATTATATTTTAAAGCAAAAGTCGTCATTGCAGAAAAGCTATCCAATAGGTACTTCAGGAGAGGAATCAATAAAAAATCTTATTATTGGTGGAGAGGTAAACTTTAATATTTTATATGAGTTTTTAAGAAGTAAGGAATTAAAGAAGCCAACAGATTTTTTTATGAGTAAAAACTTTTTTGATATTGTGGTTTCTGCTTATGAGGATAAATATCCTAGTATACCTTTTAATGAATTCTTTTGGGGAGTAAGGGCTATGCTGCTACCACTTTTATATATAGTAAGCAATGAGCTGCCAAAAGCAGATTTGTATCACAGTGTTTCTACAGGATATGCAGGGATTGCTGGAAGTTTAGCTGGAACTTTGTATAACAAACCATTTATAATTACTGAGCATGGAATATACACAAGGGAAAGAGAAGAAGAGATTATAAAATCAAAATGGATAAAAGGCTATTTAAAGGATATGTGGATTCAATTCTTCTATACCCTATCTAAGTGTAGTTATGACACAGCAGATAAAGTTATAACTTTGTTTAATAAAAATAGAGAAATTGAAATTGAATTAGGGTGTAAGCCTAGCAAGATAGAAATAGTTGAAAATGGCATACCAATACAAGACTTTGCAAATATATCTTGTGAGAGAGACACAGAGAACACTATAAATATTGGTTCTGTTTTAAGAGTTGTTCCTATAAAGGATGTAAAGACTATGCTTGAAAGCTTTTCAGTTGTGTCCTATGAAATAAAAAACTGTAACTTTTATCTCATAGGTCCAACAGATGAAGATGAGGAGTATTATAAGGAATGTTTGAGGCTTGTTCGTGAATTGGAATTAAAAAATGTAATTTTTACAGGAAGAGCTAACGTAAAAGACTATATAGGAAAAATGGATATAATGGTTTTAAGCAGCATTAGTGAGGGACAACCTCTTGCAATGCTTGAGGGTATGGCTTGTAAAAAACCTTTTGTTACAACTAATGTTGGAAGCTGTAGTGAGTTAATATATGGTGTCGATGATAATTTTGGAAGTGCTGGTATTGTAGTACCTGTAATGAATTATGTTAAAATGGGAAATGCTCTTATAAAATTATGTAAAGATAAAGCTTTAAGACTTAGTATGGGTGAAAATGGATATAAAAGGGCATCTACAAAATATACATTTGAAAAGTTTATAAATAGATACAAAGATATTTATAAGAAGTATGAAGGAGGATTATAATGGCAGGAGTTGGATTTCAATTAAAGAAATTATATAATCATAAAAGTTTACTGCTTGATTTTAGAACTTTAATGTATTCATCAATAGTGATAGTTGGTCCTCAGCTTCTTTGTATAGCAGCAATTGCTTTTTTTCAAATTATTATGTCAAATGCAAATGTTTCGTTTAAGGATAAAGAGTTATTTCTAGCTTCTACACTATACTGTTTTATTTTTTCTCAAATTATAACAAGTGGATTTTCTATGATAATAACTAGGTATATATCTGATAAGCTTTTTGCTAAAGAATACAATAAGGTTCTTCCATCGCTATATGGAGTTATATCTATATGTGTATTCATAGGAGGAGTAATAGGAGCTGTGTTCTTTTATAAATCTCCAATTAATATCTTTACTAAATTCTTTACTTATATCCTTTTTATTGGGCTTATAGTAATGTGGCTAGAAACCTCTTATTTAAGTGCTCTTAAAGACTATATGAAAATAGTAAGAAGTTTTTTAATTGGTTTTGTAACTTCAGGCGTACTTGGAATTATAATTTTAAAGGTTACACACATAAATCCAATACAAATATCGCTTCTTTGTTTTGATATAGGAGTATTTATTATAGTAACCTTGCTAATGTTTTATATAAAATCATTTTTTAAAAGCAGTGAAAAGGGGTATTTTGATTTTCTAAAATACTTTGATAGATATATTTCTCTTTTTCTTATATGCTTTTTTTATACAGTTTCTCTTTATATACACAATTTTATTTTTTGGTCGGGAAGTTTAAAAGAAGTTATTTCTCATACATACATTTTTGCAACAATGTATGATGTACCTACGTTTTATGCTTTACTTACAACCTTTCCTGCGTCTATAATATTTTCAATATCGCTTGAAACTTCTTTCTATGATAAGTATAAGGAGTACTATTCACAGATTACCTTAGGCGGTAGCTTAAAGGAGATAACAAATGCTAGAAAGAGCATGATTTCAGTGCTTTACCAACAAATATTTAGACTTATGGAAATACAACTTTTCTTTAGTGTAGTTTTTATTGCCCTAGGTCATTACTTGCTTCCTTTTGTTGGATTGTCTCAAATTTCAATAGATATATTTAAGAGTTTAACTCTTGGGGCATTTTGTTCTATAAGTATGTTTACTATTATATTAATAGATTTGTATTTTGAAAATAGAAAAGGGGCACTTATTTCAACTAGTGTGTTTTTGATTTTAAATGCAGTATTTACATTTATAAGCTTGAAGCTGGGACAAAATTATTATGGAGTGGGATACTTTTTAGCATCATTTATTTCTGTAATAGTAGCCTTTATTAATTTAAATAAGTTTTTAGTAAACATAGATTATATAACCTTCTGTTCGCAGCCTATAATTTATAAAGAGCGTGAAGGAATATTTAGTTTAATAGTTAATAAACTGTACAAGGTATAGTAAAAAGACTTATGCTTGAAATCTAAAGCATAAGTCTTTTTTAATTATATTTAGTTTAAGCTAAGGCTGCTAGAAATATAAACTTTAAAACCTAAATTGTTGTAGTAGTTATGAATAATTTTATTTAAAGAAGTATCTCTAGAGTATTCAACTATATAAATTAATATATCCTTAGATTTTAATTTTTCTAGGTATTTAACTTTTTTATCTCTATCATCTCTAGAATTTTTAATGAATTTATTGTTATTAAAATCTACTGTGGTATATACACTTTCTATATTGATACCGTGTATCAGGCTTTTAAGTGATATTTTTTTATTCTCTGCTGCTTCAAGGAAATCAACTCCTCCGTTAAATATTACAGGAAGATTATAGCTTGAATTTAATCCCTTTATTATATTTAGTAAGCCAATAAACATAGAGTCTTTTTTATACTTTGAGTACACATCCAAATTGTCTAAAAAAAAACCATCTACACCTTTATTTTTTAGATTCTTACCTAAGGTGTTAACAACATAATTGTCCCATTTAAGGTTGCTTACATCTATCCAGCTTTCATCCTTCCAATTTTCATAATTGTCCAAAGTTATATCTTTAAAATCACTGTAGTATGGCCTGAAGTTCTCTAATGAACCAACATTTAAATAGCTATAAACTTTTATACCTTTTTTATGTAAAAAGTCAATTTGGGCTTTGCTGTAGTATGAAGCGTCTATTACTACTTCTTTATATGAAAGCAACCTATTTATATTTTTAGGTTGTAAACCAGTAAAAACACCATAAGATAAGGTATTAGAATTTTTAATTCTTATTCTTAAGTTTATCAAAATCGAAAATATTACAACAAAAATCATTACAACAATAATTAATTTTTTTTTCATTAGTTTCCTCCTGCGTCCAGTATTCATAAAAGCCTAGAAATATTTTACCATAAATAAAGGGCTATAAAGAATATTTTGATAAACTCAGGAGGATAAAATATATTAATATAATACACAGATTTTATATATTTGTTTAAGTGGTCATTCGTGTTATTTTTAATATTGCAAGTTAAAATCCAAGAGAATACATGGCTTCAGCAACTTTAGTGAATCCAGCTATGTTAGCGCCTGCAACCAAATTATCTTCGAAGCCATATTCATTTGCAGCATTACTGCACTTTATATATATATTCTTCATTATATTTTGAAGCTTAGTATCAACTTCCTCAAAAGTCCATGAATAGCGCATACTGTTTTGAGACATTTCAAGAGCTGATGTGGCAACACCACCGGCATTAGCAGCTTTTGCTGGCCCGAAAATCACTTTGTTTTTTATAAATAAATCAACAGCTTCTATTGTAGATGGCATATTAGCACCTTCTCCAACAGCATAGCATCCATTGGCAATTAAAGTTTTAGCAGAATTTTCATCAATTTCATTTTGTGTTGCACAGGGAAGAGCTATATCACATTTAAGTTTCCAAATACCATCGCAGCCTTCAGTATAAGATGCATTAGGATGATATTTTGTGTACTCATGTATTCTTTTTCTTTCAACTTCTTTTATTTTTCTAATAGTATTTAAATTTATTCCATTAGCATCGTAAATATATCCATTTGAATCACTCATAGCAACAACTTTAGCACCAAGTTGAGTTGCTTTTTGATTTGCATAAATAGCCACATTACCTGATCCTGAAATAATAACAGTAGCACCGTCAAAAGATTTACCTTTAGCCTTTAGTGCCTCATTCATGAAATAACATAATCCATAACCAGTGGCTTCAGTCCTCACTAAACTTCCACCTAAGGTTAATCCTTTTCCAGTCAATACGCCAGTAGATTCATTACGTATCTTTTTGAACATGCCATATAAATAGCCTATTTCACGGCTTCCAACTCCAATATCGCCGGCAGGTACATCTGTATTTGCTCCTATATATTTATTAAGTTCAAGCATAAAGCTTTGACAAAATCTCTTTATTTCTGAATTTGATTTGCTCTTTGGATTAAAATCGCTGCCGCCTTTTCCGCCTCCTATTGGAAGACCAGTTAAGGAATTCTTAAAGATTTGTTCAAAGCCCAAAAACTTTACTATTCCAAGATTTACTGATGGATGAAATCTTAAGCCACCTTTATATGGGCCTATAGCACTATTAAATTGAATTCTGAAGCCTCTGTTAATATGCTCTTCGCCATTGTCATCTACCCATGGTACCCTGAAAATAATCTGTCTTTCAGGTTCTACAATTTTATCAAAAATTTTGTCTTTTACCCATTCAGGATGTTTTTCTGCAACTATCTCTAGAGATAGGAGAACTTCTTTTACTGCTTGATGAAATTCAGGTTCATTTGGATTTCTTTTAATAACATCATCCATTACATGCTTTAAAATTTCCATTTTTCCCTCCAATTTATTTAAAGTATTAATAGTAATATTTATGCTTATGTTGATATTAATATTGGTGCCTTTAATGACTAGAAATATTATTTTAATTTGTGTTGTTTTATAATATTTATTCCTTTATCTCCTTACCCATACGAAGGTTAAATACATTAGAAATTTTGCTTTATTGTAAACATTAATAAAAAATTCAACTCAATAGTAAATTATGAAGTATAATAGTCATAGGAAAAAACATAGTGATAAAAACTAAGAAAATCTGGAGGAAGGAAATGAAATTCACAGCTATAGATTTTGAAACTGCAAATGAAAAAAGAAATAGTCCATGTTCAATTGGTATTGTTGTTGTTAAGGATGGACATGTTGTAGAAAAATCACATCATTTAATAAGACCCAAGGAAATGAGGTTTATGCCAATCAATATTGGTATTCATGGAATAAGACCAGCTATGGTTGAGAAGGAACCAGAATTTGATAAGGTATGGGAAAAGATTAAGCACTATTTTGATGACACTTTAGTGATAGCACACAATGCTTCCTTCGATATATCAGTTCTAAGAAAAAGTGCTGAGCTTTATAATATAGAGCTTCCAGAGTTTAATTATATTTGTACAATGAAGCTTGCTAGGAACTTTTATAAAGGCATTGAAAATGCAAAATTGAATACAGTAAATAATTTTTTGGGCTATGAGTTTAGACACCATGATGCATTATATGATGCTCTTGCCTGTAGTAATATAATGCTTAGTATATCAAAAGAATTAAAATGTAAGGATATAACTGAAATATCTAAACTGTTAGGCGTAACTGTTGGAAAGGTAGATAGTAAAGGATATAAACCATCACAAACTAAAGGAATTGCAGTAAGAACATCAGATAGAATTTATTTTTCTAAAAAAAAGAGTGCCTTTGAAAGATTAAAAGCTGATGAATTTAAAAATGAGGTTGTGGTGTTTACTGGAAGACTAGATTCTATGTCAAGAGACGAGGCAATGGGATTAGTCAGGAGACTTGGAGGTACAGCAGGAAGTTCTGTTACAAAAAAAACTACAATACTAGTAACCAATATGAAAAACATAAAAAATTTACGAAGGGAAGAAATGAGTAACAAACTAAAAAGGGCATCGGACTTAAATGCCAGAGGACAGAATATAAAATTTTTAAATGAAGAGGAATTTTTAAAGATAAAATAGATAAAGTATTAATTTAGAAGTTTAATAATATAATAGTTTTGATATTATACTTGTAACCTATATATAGGTTAATTAAAAAATCATACTAACATAATTATTTTGCTTGAAAATTTTGGATTTCATTATAACTAATTTTTAAGTTTGACACAAATATGTATCTACTTTATAATTTATAAAGTAAAATAGGAAAAAGTGAGGAAGCGAAAACAATATGCTAAGTGTTATTAAAACTGCAATTGCAACCATAATAATATCAATTATATCCGGATTATTACTAGAATACGTTAAAAACGTTAAAAACGTGGCTCCTAAAATATTGTGTACTGTAGGAAAATGTGTATCCTTACAGATGAATGGAAAGAAAGTTTTTGCATATATTGTTACTGTTAGTAACATGTCAAAAAATACAGTTCATGAGTTAACCTTGAACATACAAAGCCAAAGAGGCAGCCTTAATATTGCTGATGCAAAAATAACAAAAGGATTAAAATTTGATTCTTCAATAGAATATAATACTGTTGACATTTCCATGCCTTTTTTAAGTAAAGGTGATAAGTTTTCAGTTACAGTATATGTAGAAACTCCTAATAAACCTCATATTGTATTAAGATCACCTGAAAATTTTAAGCAGGTAGATTCCATGGATCAAAAAGGGGTACTAGCTTCAGTATTTAGTATGCCTAAAAATGTAGCTGAAACAATCTTAGGTTCAAAGGATGAAAAAGGTGGAACAGGTACCAATAGAGGACTTAGTAAGAATAAAAAGGTAATTTTAGCTGTTGCATCAATTGCTCTAGTTATTCTTGCTGCAGTTGCTGTAAAATTAAGTTTCCAAGATGATTCACCTAATAAGACACAAGCTAATAGTTCAAAAGCTAATACTGAAAGCAAGCCAGCAAATACAACAAAGCCTACAGGAAGTACACCTACAACAAGTACAGGTTCTAATGATTCAAAGAGTGGAAGTAGTGTGAATTCAGAAACTAATCCGTCAAAATCTGGATCAAACAAAAGTACAGGTACAACTTCACAAAGTGGTGGAAGCGGTACAGGTACAGATACAAAGCAAAGCACAGGTAGTGGAACGAATACCAAAGAGAGTGGTAATAGTAATAGCAATACGAATACATCGAGTGGAACAAGTACAGACACAAAGACATCAACAGGTGAAACAACAGGAGGTTCTAGTACAAATTCAGGAACAAATACGTCAGGCGGAACAACAAATACAAATCAAGATACTAAAACATCAGGTAGTGGAACAAGCAGTAATTCGGGTTCAACTACTACAACAAATGGAACAACTTCAGGTAATTAAATTTGATAAATTACTAAATACAAGTAGCTTTAAATATGTTATAAAATTTAAATAATAAAAACTGTGTTATTTTTGGCACAGTTTTTATTATTTAAAAATAGAAAAATGTTTAAAATAATGGGGGATACTAAAATAATTTGGAGGAAAGAAAATGAGAATTTTAATTATGAGAATTACCTTAAGAGCATCCTGGTGTCATTCTTTAAAGGAGAAAAGGATGGTAGTAAGGAGTATTGTCCAAAAACTAAAAAATAAATTTAATATATCTGTATCAGAAGTAGATGAACAGGACATTCACCAAAAAATAGTTATAGGAATTGCAGGAATATGCGAGGATTCAGCAAAGGAAGATTCTACAATGGAGAAGATAATAACTTTTATAGAAGAAAATACTGATGCAGAAATAGTTGATATAGAAAAAGATGATGTTATTAAATAATTATTTACTAGGAAGGAGGGATAAGTTGCGTATAACTTAAATTTTATGAAAGTGTAACAATGATGGTTAAACGAAGTTTATGATATTTCGTTCTTGTGAAATAAGTCGAAAACAATATAAAAAATTATAAAGATATGTTTTAAATATTTCGATAAAGTAAGCATAAGTAACTTTGGTGAGAGTAGGTTACACTTAACTAAAATTTAAGGAGAGAGCATTATGGAAAAGGATATTATGCAGTCTTTTAAAGATGTACTACCAGTTTTGTCTGAACTAATACAGGAGGATGTAGCGACTACCATAGTAAATAAAGATAAAATTGCAGTTGCAGTATATCACAATAATAAAATCCCTATTAGTTTCAATACAGGAGATTTAGTGCCAAACGATAATCCTTTATGCATAGCTATGGAAAAGAATAGGGTAATATCTGCAGTAGTACCTAAGGAGGTTTACGGGGTTTCATTTAAGGCTATAGCATATCCTATAAATGATAGTAATGGAAGGGTCGTTGGAGCTATTGGCGTAGGAAAGAGCTTAGAAAATAAAATTAAAATAGAAGGAATTGCCGAGAATTTATTTTCTTCTCTTAGTCAAATAAATGGTGCAATTGATGAAATAGCACAAGGTTCACAAAGGCTTTCTAGTGTTATTGTTGATGTTTTGTCAGAGGCAAATGTTACAAATAATAAAATTAATGAGACAGATTCAACAATTGGAGCCATTAAAAATATAGCATCTCAATCAAATCTTTTAGCGTTAAATGCAGCAATAGAAGCGGCTAGAGCAGGAGAGTCAGGAAAAGGATTTTCTGTAGTAGCTCAAGAAATGAGAAAGCTATCACAAAATAGTAGTGAATCTGCCAAAAAGGTTTCAGAAATGCTTCTAGAGATGAGAAATTCCATTCAGTCAATTATAAGTCAAATCAATGAAGTAAATGTAGTTGCTGAAGGACATGCCGCAGCTACAGAAGAAATAAATGCAACTATAGATGAAATAACTACAGCATCTCAAACGCTTGTGGAAGAGTCTAAAAATATATAATTTAATTTGCCCTCGAGAATAATCGAGGGCTTTATGTTTTTTACAATGAAAAAGAGAAGAATGCATAATTCCATAATTGTATTAATTAACTGTAGTTAACAATAGTTTAACCGTGTGATAACAATAAGGCAATCATTTGCATATATAATATAAAAGGTAAGTTGAGTGAGCTAGTACTTTCATAAGTATAACATTCTTAGAAAGGAAATGATTTACTTGAAGTTTAAGAAAACTTTTTTGTCATTAGCTCTTACTTTTATATTATCCCAAAGTTATTCAAGCGTACTTTTAGCTCGTAGCGTAAATGGTAATGAAATAACTTCACATCATGCAGTTTATGGGTATTTTGTAGATGAGTGGAAAAATAATAATACAAACAATATGAGTCCAAGTACTAATCCAGCCATTGGTGTACTTTCTGGATACCTAAAGTTATGGAAGCCAGGTATTTCTTATGATAACGGAATAAAGCTTAATTCTGATATCTTAAACTTAAATATTCAAAAGGTTATACAAATAACTTATCGACGTACAAGTTTTCAGGAGCATCAAGCATATCTTGATGATAGAAGAAATCAAAATTACAGTGTGTTAGATGGTTTGGGGCCATATAAGGATGCTTTTATAAAGGGGGCTGGAGCTGGAACTACAATAACTGATGTTATTCCTAAAGATGCTATTAATGTTCAATATACGGATAAAGGCAATGCTGAGGGGAACTGGGCAGAAGAAAGTTCTGATTTAGG is from Clostridium acetobutylicum ATCC 824 and encodes:
- a CDS encoding methyl-accepting chemotaxis protein, translating into MEKDIMQSFKDVLPVLSELIQEDVATTIVNKDKIAVAVYHNNKIPISFNTGDLVPNDNPLCIAMEKNRVISAVVPKEVYGVSFKAIAYPINDSNGRVVGAIGVGKSLENKIKIEGIAENLFSSLSQINGAIDEIAQGSQRLSSVIVDVLSEANVTNNKINETDSTIGAIKNIASQSNLLALNAAIEAARAGESGKGFSVVAQEMRKLSQNSSESAKKVSEMLLEMRNSIQSIISQINEVNVVAEGHAAATEEINATIDEITTASQTLVEESKNI
- a CDS encoding exonuclease domain-containing protein; the protein is MKFTAIDFETANEKRNSPCSIGIVVVKDGHVVEKSHHLIRPKEMRFMPINIGIHGIRPAMVEKEPEFDKVWEKIKHYFDDTLVIAHNASFDISVLRKSAELYNIELPEFNYICTMKLARNFYKGIENAKLNTVNNFLGYEFRHHDALYDALACSNIMLSISKELKCKDITEISKLLGVTVGKVDSKGYKPSQTKGIAVRTSDRIYFSKKKSAFERLKADEFKNEVVVFTGRLDSMSRDEAMGLVRRLGGTAGSSVTKKTTILVTNMKNIKNLRREEMSNKLKRASDLNARGQNIKFLNEEEFLKIK
- the gdhA gene encoding NADP-specific glutamate dehydrogenase, with product MEILKHVMDDVIKRNPNEPEFHQAVKEVLLSLEIVAEKHPEWVKDKIFDKIVEPERQIIFRVPWVDDNGEEHINRGFRIQFNSAIGPYKGGLRFHPSVNLGIVKFLGFEQIFKNSLTGLPIGGGKGGSDFNPKSKSNSEIKRFCQSFMLELNKYIGANTDVPAGDIGVGSREIGYLYGMFKKIRNESTGVLTGKGLTLGGSLVRTEATGYGLCYFMNEALKAKGKSFDGATVIISGSGNVAIYANQKATQLGAKVVAMSDSNGYIYDANGINLNTIRKIKEVERKRIHEYTKYHPNASYTEGCDGIWKLKCDIALPCATQNEIDENSAKTLIANGCYAVGEGANMPSTIEAVDLFIKNKVIFGPAKAANAGGVATSALEMSQNSMRYSWTFEEVDTKLQNIMKNIYIKCSNAANEYGFEDNLVAGANIAGFTKVAEAMYSLGF
- a CDS encoding DUF503 domain-containing protein — its product is MRILIMRITLRASWCHSLKEKRMVVRSIVQKLKNKFNISVSEVDEQDIHQKIVIGIAGICEDSAKEDSTMEKIITFIEENTDAEIVDIEKDDVIK